The Diaphorobacter ruginosibacter genome contains a region encoding:
- a CDS encoding LysR family transcriptional regulator, translated as MNLRQLRQFVTLAETGNFHRAAEQLHMAQPPLSVSIRKLEEELGSPLFERTTSGVLLTPAGEAMLTDARITLLHAERCRHAVQDVRSGEGGLVRLGIIGSATYAMLPELIPSLRARYPKMELELSEATSSEILEGLLTRRFDAGLLRYPVLDPSGFEILPLDRDDFVLAVNEHSPLAARDAVALSEAADEPFILYPADRVPGLAALAMMRCQFSGFVPRVAQEAMQVHTIMSLVASGLGVGLVASVSRLMMPRGIKCLALTDNPPGFHVGIALARLPGGNNRAVERFTEHVLRVTKAARGGVANLDSPV; from the coding sequence ATGAATCTGCGCCAGTTGCGCCAGTTCGTCACGCTCGCCGAAACGGGCAATTTCCATCGCGCGGCCGAGCAGCTGCACATGGCGCAGCCGCCGCTTTCGGTGTCCATCCGCAAGCTGGAGGAGGAGCTCGGCAGCCCGCTGTTCGAGCGCACCACCTCGGGCGTGCTGCTCACTCCCGCGGGCGAGGCCATGCTGACGGATGCGCGCATCACGCTGCTGCACGCGGAGCGCTGCCGGCATGCGGTGCAGGATGTGCGCAGCGGGGAAGGCGGCCTCGTGCGGCTGGGCATCATCGGTTCGGCCACCTATGCGATGCTGCCCGAGCTGATCCCATCGCTGCGCGCGCGGTACCCGAAAATGGAACTCGAGCTGAGCGAGGCCACGTCCTCCGAGATTCTCGAGGGCCTGCTCACGCGCCGCTTCGATGCCGGGCTGCTGCGCTACCCGGTGCTTGACCCGAGCGGCTTCGAGATCCTGCCGCTGGATCGCGACGATTTCGTGCTCGCGGTGAACGAGCACAGCCCCCTGGCTGCGCGCGATGCGGTTGCGCTGTCGGAGGCAGCGGACGAGCCGTTCATCCTGTATCCCGCCGACAGAGTGCCCGGGCTGGCCGCGCTGGCGATGATGCGCTGCCAGTTCTCGGGCTTCGTGCCTCGCGTGGCGCAGGAGGCGATGCAGGTGCACACCATCATGAGCCTGGTGGCATCGGGGCTCGGCGTGGGGCTGGTGGCCAGCGTGTCACGGCTGATGATGCCGCGCGGCATCAAGTGCCTCGCGCTCACCGACAACCCGCCGGGATTCCACGTGGGGATTGCGCTGGCGCGGCTGCCCGGCGGCAACAACCGGGCGGTCGAGCGCTTCACCGAGCACGTGCTGCGCGTGACGAAGGCCGCGCGCGGCGGCGTGGCCAACCTCGACAGCCCGGTCTGA
- a CDS encoding DUF6139 family protein, producing MFVNVFRRDEGRGKFSHLVVPVGKNIPQEVTNWDWHDEERNKDLNEDLDRWPEYGIEAPGRQLKEKGYAITSLHEMTS from the coding sequence ATGTTCGTGAACGTATTCCGCCGCGACGAAGGCCGGGGCAAGTTTTCGCATCTCGTGGTGCCCGTGGGCAAGAACATTCCCCAGGAAGTCACCAATTGGGACTGGCACGACGAGGAGCGCAACAAGGACCTCAACGAGGACCTGGACCGCTGGCCCGAGTACGGCATCGAGGCACCGGGCCGGCAGCTCAAGGAAAAGGGCTACGCGATCACCAGCCTCCATGAAATGACGAGTTGA